From a single Onychomys torridus chromosome 9, mOncTor1.1, whole genome shotgun sequence genomic region:
- the Carmil3 gene encoding capping protein, Arp2/3 and myosin-I linker protein 3 isoform X5, with amino-acid sequence MAKASVELTRELQDSIRRCLSQGAVLQQHRVKLETKPKKFEDRVLALTSWRLHLFPLKVPAKVESSFNVLEIRAFNTLSQNQILVETERGMVSMRLPSAESVDQVTRHVSSALSKVCPGPGCLIRRGNADTPEGPRDTSPNSETSTSTTHSVCGGFSETYAALCDYNGLHCREEVQWDVDTIYHAEDNREFNLLDFSHLESRDLALMVAALAYNQWFTRLYCKDLRLGSDVLEQVLHTLSKSGSLEELVLDNAGLKTDFVQKLAGVFGENGSCVLHALTLSHNPIEDKGFLSLSQQLLCFPTGLTKLCLAKTAISPRGLQALGQTFGANPAFASSLRYLDLSKNPGLLATDEANALYSFLAQPNALVHLDLSGTDCAVDLLLGALLHGCCSHLTYLNLARNSCSHRKGREAPPAFKQFFSSAYTLSHVNLSATRLPLEALRVLLQGLSLNSHLSDLHLDLSSCELRSAGAQALQEQLGAVTCIGSLDLSDNGFDSDLLTLVPALGKNKSLKHLFLGKNFNVKAKTLEEILHKLVQLIQEEDCSLQSLSVADSRLKLRTSILINALGSNTCLAKVDLSGNGMEDIGAKMLSKALQINSSLRTILWDRNNTSALGFLDIARALESNHTLRFMSFPVSDISQAYRSAPERTEDVWQKIQWCLVRNNHSQTCPQEQAFRLQQGLVTSSAEQMLQRLCGRVQEEVRALRLCPLEPVQDELLYARDLIKDAKNSRALFPSLYELGHVLANDGPVRQRLESVASEVSKAVDKELQVILESMVSLAQELCPVAMRVAEGHNKMLSNVAERVTVPRNFIRGALLEQAGQDIQNKLDEVKLSVVTYLTNSIVDEILQELYHSHKSLARHLTQLRTLSDPPGGTSQGQDPSSRGRGRNHDHEETDDELGTNIDTMAIKKQKRCRKIRPVSAFISGSPQDMESQLGSLGIPPGWYSGLGGSQSTASGSWEGLSELPTHGYKLRHQTQGRPRPPRTTPPGPSRPSQVPVPGPRQENGTATRLDEGLEDFFSRRVMDENSSYPRTLRTVRPGLSGPPLPPLQKKRRRGLFHFRRPRSFKGDRGPGSPTAGLLLPPPPPPPPTQESPPSPDPPSLGNNSSPCWSPEEESSLLPGFGGARGSALSRKMGTERLEPGEGAPAPETTQQPRVHGVALPGLGRTKGWSFDGKREGAGPDQEDSTQAWQKRRSSDDAGPGAWKPPPPPQSSKPTFSAMRRAEATWHIAEESAPNHSCQSPSPASQDGEEEKEGTLFPERAVPARNAKDPPIGPRPPKPVAVPRGRRAPQVPGGREEPETGSAAPGVNKPRLRLGSQQDQEEPEVPGPSDLGRRTAPLKPKRTRRAQSCDKLEPDRRRPPDPTGACAGTSEPGTD; translated from the exons ATGGCCAAGGCCAGCGTGGAGCTCACCCGCGAGCTGCAAG ACAGCATCCGGAGGTGCCTGAGCCAGGGGGCTGTGCTCCAGCAACATCGTGTGAAACtggaaacaaaacccaagaagTTTGAGGACCGAGTGTTG GCCCTGACCTCCTGGCGCCTCCACCTTTTCCCCCTTAAAGTTCCTGCCAAG GTGGAGAGTTCATTCAATGTCCTGGAGATCCGTGCCTTCAACACACTCAGTCAGAACCAG ATCCTGGTGGAGACTGAGCGTGGCATGGTGAGCATGCGGCTGCCATCAGCTGAGAGTGTGGACCAGGTGACGAGGCATGTGAGCTCTGCCCTCTCCAAGGTCTGCCCTGGCCCTGG GTGTTTGATCCGGCGTGGAAATGCAGACACCCCCGAGGGGCCCCGAGACACATCTCCCAACTCTGAAACTTCCACATCTACCACTCACAGTGTGTGTG GTGGCTTCTCTGAGACCTACGCTGCCCTGTGTGACTACAATGGACTTCACTGCCGGGAGGAGGTGCAATGG GATGTGGACACCATCTACCATGCTGAGGATAACCGAGAGTTCAATCTTTTGGATTTCAGCCACTTGGAGAGCCG AGATTTGGCCCTCATGGTGGCAGCCCTGGCCTACAACCAGTGGTTCACCAGACTCTACTGCAAAGACTTGAGATTG GGCTCAGATGTTCTAGAACAGGTGCTGCATACCCTCAGCAAGTCAGGGAGCCTCGAAGAGCTGGTGCTGGACAACGCTGGGCTTAAGAC GGACTTTGTCCAGAAGCTGGCCGGGGTGTTTGGGGAGAACGGGAGCTGTGTGCTGCATGCCCTCACTCTGTCCCACAACCCCATCGAGGACAAGG GTTTCCTCAGTCTGAGCCAGCAGCTCCTCTGCTTCCCTACTGGCCTCACCAAACTGTGCCTGGCCAAGACTGCCATTTCCCCTCGAG GGCTCCAGGCACTGGGTCAGACCTTCGGGGCCAACCCGGCCTTTGCCAGCTCCCTTCGATACCTGGACCTGAGCAAGAACCCTGGGCTGCTTGCTACAGATGAGGCCAAC GCCCTCTATAGCTTCCTGGCCCAGCCCAATGCCTTGGTACACCTGGATCTGTCGGGGACTGACTGTGCTGTTGACCTG cttctGGGCGCCCTGCTTCATGGTTGCTGCTCCCACCTCACCTACCTCAACCTGGCTCGAAACAGCTGCTCCcacag GAAGGGCCGGGAGGCCCCACCAGCCTTCAAGCAATTCTTCAGCAGCGCCTACACCCTGAGCCATGTCAACCTGTCAGCCACAAGGCTGCCCCTGGAGGCCCTCAG GGTACTTCTTCAGGGACTCTCCCTCAACAGTCACCTCAGCGATCTGCACCTGGACCTTAGCAGCTGTGAG CTCCGCTCAGCGGGAGCCCAGGCCTTGCAGGAGCAGCTGGGGGCTGTCACCTGTATAGGCAGCCTAGATCTGTCTGACAATG GGTTTGACTCAGACCTCCTAACACTGGTACCTGCACTTGGCAAGAATAAATCCCTCAAGCACCTGTTCCTAGGAAAGAACTTCAATGTCAAGGCCAA GACTCTGGAAGAAATCCTTCATAAGCTGGTGCAGTTGATCCAGGAAGAGGATTGT TCCCTGCAGTCATTATCCGTGGCAGACTCCAGGTTGAAGCTCCGCACCAGCATCCTCATTAATGCCCTGGGCAGCAACACCTGCCTGGCCAAGGTGGACCTGAGCGGTAACGGCATGGAAGACATCGGGGCCAAGATGCTGTCGAAGGCACTGCAGATAAACTCTTCCCTCAG GACTATCCTATGGGACCGGAACAATACGTCTGCTCTGGGCTTCCTGGACATTGCAAGGGCCCTGGAGAG CAACCATACACTGCGCTTCATGTCCTTCCCTGTGAGTGACATCTCTCAAGCCTACCGCAGCGCCCCTGAGCGCACAGAGGATGTGTGGCAGAAG ATCCAGTGGTGCCTGGTGAGAAACAACCACTCCCAGACATGCCCCCAGGAGCAAGCCTTCAGGCTGCAGCAGGGCCTGGTGACCAGCAGCGCCGAGCAA ATGCTGCAGAGGTTGTGTGGACGTGTACAAGAGGAGGTGCGGGCCCTGAGACTGTGTCCCCTGGAGCCAGTGCAAGATGAGCTGCTATATGCCCGGGACCTCATCAAGGATGCTAAGAACTCCCGGGCG CTGTTTCCCAGCCTCTATGAGCTGGGCCACGTGCTGGCCAATGACGGGCCTGTGCGGCAGAGACTTGAGTCGGTAGCCAGTGAGGTATCCAAAGCTGTGGACAAGGAGCTTCAG GTGATTCTGGAGTCCATGGTCAGCCTAGCACAGGAGTTGTGCCCTGTGGCCATGCGCGTGGCAGAGGGACACAACAAGATGCTGAGCAACGTGGCAGAGCGGGTCACCGTGCCCCGGAACTTCATCCGCGGGGCGCTCCTGGAGCAGGCCGGGCAGGACATCCAGAACAAGCTGGA TGAGGTGAAGCTCTCTGTTGTCACCTACTTGACCAACTCCATAGTGGACGAGATCCTGCAGGAGCTGTATCACTCCCACAAGAGCCTG GCCCGGCACCTGACCCAGCTAAGGACACTGTCAGATCCACCAGGAGGGACGAGCCAAGGGCAAGATCCGTCTTctcggggcagaggcaggaaccatgaCCATGAAGAAACAGATGATGAACTTGGGACCAACATC GACACCATGGCCATCAAAAAGCAGAAACGCTGCCGGAAGATCCGGCCAGTGTCTGCCTTCATCA GTGGGAGCCCTCAGGACATGGAAAGCCAGCTGGGGAGCCTGGGTATTCCTCCTGGCTGGTACTCGGGACTTGGAGGCAGCCAGTCCACGGCAAGTGGCTCCTGGGAAGGCCTCTCCGAGCTACCTACTCACGGCTATAAACTAAGACATCAAACACAAGGGAGACCTCGGCCTCCCAGGACCACCCCACCAGGACCTAGTCGGCCCAGT CAGGTACCAGTACCCGGGCCTCGACAGGAGAATGGGACAGCGACCCGTCTGGACGAGGGGCTAGAGGATTTCTTCAGCAGAAGGGTCATGGATGAAAACTCCAG CTACCCCCGGACTCTGAGGACCGTGCGGCCTGGCCTCTCGGGGCCACCACTGCCTCCACTCCAGAAGAAGAGGCGAAGAGGCCTGTTCCACTTCCGCCGGCCCCGAAGCTTCAAGGGGGACAGGGGACCAGGGTCCCCCACGGCTGgactcctcctccctccacccccgcctccacccccaactCAGGAGAGCCCTCCCAGTCCAGACCCCCCAAGCCTTGGCAATAACTCATCTCCTTGTTGGAGCCCGGAGGAGGAGAGCAGCCTTCTTCCTGGATTTGGAGGGGCCCGGGGATCTGCCTTGTCCAGGAAGATG GGCACAGAGAGGTTGGAGCCAGGGGAGGGAGCCCCGGCTCCTGAGACAACACAGCAGCCAAGGGTCCACGGTGTTGCCCTTCCTGGCTTGGGAAGAACCAAAGGTTGGAGCTTTGATGGAAAACGAGAG GGCGCAGGCCCAGACCAGGAGGACAGCACCCAGGCTTGGCAGAAACGGCGCTCTTCGGACGACGCTG GGCCTGGAGCCTGgaagccacccccacccccgcaaagCTCCAAGCCGACCTTCAGCGCCATGCGCCGGGCAGAGGCCACGTGGCACATAG CTGAGGAGAGTGCCCCCAACCACAGCTGCCAAAGCCCTAGCCCAGCTTCccaagatggagaggaagaaaaggagggaaccTTATTCCCAGAGAGGGCGGTCCCAGCTAGGAATGCCAAG GACCCCCCCATAGGTCCACGTCCCCCTAAGCCAGTGGCTGTGCCCAGAGGTCGCAGGGCCCCCCAGgtgccaggaggcagagaagagccTGAGACTGGCAGTGCTGCCCCAGGAGTCAACAAGCCCCGGCTGAGACTGGGCTCACAACAAGACCAAGAGGAGCCGGAAGTACCAG GACCCTCTGACCTGGGCCGTCGAACAGCCCCCCTGAAACCCAAGAGAACAAGGCGGGCACAGTCCTGTGACAAACTGGAACCTGACCGAAGACGGCCACCTGACCCTACAGGTGCCTGTG CAGGAACCAGTGAACCAGGAACAGACTGA
- the Carmil3 gene encoding capping protein, Arp2/3 and myosin-I linker protein 3 isoform X1 — protein MAKASVELTRELQDSIRRCLSQGAVLQQHRVKLETKPKKFEDRVLALTSWRLHLFPLKVPAKVESSFNVLEIRAFNTLSQNQILVETERGMVSMRLPSAESVDQVTRHVSSALSKVCPGPGCLIRRGNADTPEGPRDTSPNSETSTSTTHSVCGGFSETYAALCDYNGLHCREEVQWDVDTIYHAEDNREFNLLDFSHLESRDLALMVAALAYNQWFTRLYCKDLRLGSDVLEQVLHTLSKSGSLEELVLDNAGLKTDFVQKLAGVFGENGSCVLHALTLSHNPIEDKGFLSLSQQLLCFPTGLTKLCLAKTAISPRGLQALGQTFGANPAFASSLRYLDLSKNPGLLATDEANALYSFLAQPNALVHLDLSGTDCAVDLLLGALLHGCCSHLTYLNLARNSCSHRKGREAPPAFKQFFSSAYTLSHVNLSATRLPLEALRVLLQGLSLNSHLSDLHLDLSSCELRSAGAQALQEQLGAVTCIGSLDLSDNGFDSDLLTLVPALGKNKSLKHLFLGKNFNVKAKTLEEILHKLVQLIQEEDCSLQSLSVADSRLKLRTSILINALGSNTCLAKVDLSGNGMEDIGAKMLSKALQINSSLRTILWDRNNTSALGFLDIARALESNHTLRFMSFPVSDISQAYRSAPERTEDVWQKIQWCLVRNNHSQTCPQEQAFRLQQGLVTSSAEQMLQRLCGRVQEEVRALRLCPLEPVQDELLYARDLIKDAKNSRALFPSLYELGHVLANDGPVRQRLESVASEVSKAVDKELQVILESMVSLAQELCPVAMRVAEGHNKMLSNVAERVTVPRNFIRGALLEQAGQDIQNKLDEVKLSVVTYLTNSIVDEILQELYHSHKSLARHLTQLRTLSDPPGGTSQGQDPSSRGRGRNHDHEETDDELGTNIDTMAIKKQKRCRKIRPVSAFISGSPQDMESQLGSLGIPPGWYSGLGGSQSTASGSWEGLSELPTHGYKLRHQTQGRPRPPRTTPPGPSRPSQVPVPGPRQENGTATRLDEGLEDFFSRRVMDENSSYPRTLRTVRPGLSGPPLPPLQKKRRRGLFHFRRPRSFKGDRGPGSPTAGLLLPPPPPPPPTQESPPSPDPPSLGNNSSPCWSPEEESSLLPGFGGARGSALSRKMGTERLEPGEGAPAPETTQQPRVHGVALPGLGRTKGWSFDGKREGAGPDQEDSTQAWQKRRSSDDAGPGAWKPPPPPQSSKPTFSAMRRAEATWHIAEESAPNHSCQSPSPASQDGEEEKEGTLFPERAVPARNAKLQDPPIGPRPPKPVAVPRGRRAPQVPGGREEPETGSAAPGVNKPRLRLGSQQDQEEPEVPGPSDLGRRTAPLKPKRTRRAQSCDKLEPDRRRPPDPTGACAGTSEPGTD, from the exons ATGGCCAAGGCCAGCGTGGAGCTCACCCGCGAGCTGCAAG ACAGCATCCGGAGGTGCCTGAGCCAGGGGGCTGTGCTCCAGCAACATCGTGTGAAACtggaaacaaaacccaagaagTTTGAGGACCGAGTGTTG GCCCTGACCTCCTGGCGCCTCCACCTTTTCCCCCTTAAAGTTCCTGCCAAG GTGGAGAGTTCATTCAATGTCCTGGAGATCCGTGCCTTCAACACACTCAGTCAGAACCAG ATCCTGGTGGAGACTGAGCGTGGCATGGTGAGCATGCGGCTGCCATCAGCTGAGAGTGTGGACCAGGTGACGAGGCATGTGAGCTCTGCCCTCTCCAAGGTCTGCCCTGGCCCTGG GTGTTTGATCCGGCGTGGAAATGCAGACACCCCCGAGGGGCCCCGAGACACATCTCCCAACTCTGAAACTTCCACATCTACCACTCACAGTGTGTGTG GTGGCTTCTCTGAGACCTACGCTGCCCTGTGTGACTACAATGGACTTCACTGCCGGGAGGAGGTGCAATGG GATGTGGACACCATCTACCATGCTGAGGATAACCGAGAGTTCAATCTTTTGGATTTCAGCCACTTGGAGAGCCG AGATTTGGCCCTCATGGTGGCAGCCCTGGCCTACAACCAGTGGTTCACCAGACTCTACTGCAAAGACTTGAGATTG GGCTCAGATGTTCTAGAACAGGTGCTGCATACCCTCAGCAAGTCAGGGAGCCTCGAAGAGCTGGTGCTGGACAACGCTGGGCTTAAGAC GGACTTTGTCCAGAAGCTGGCCGGGGTGTTTGGGGAGAACGGGAGCTGTGTGCTGCATGCCCTCACTCTGTCCCACAACCCCATCGAGGACAAGG GTTTCCTCAGTCTGAGCCAGCAGCTCCTCTGCTTCCCTACTGGCCTCACCAAACTGTGCCTGGCCAAGACTGCCATTTCCCCTCGAG GGCTCCAGGCACTGGGTCAGACCTTCGGGGCCAACCCGGCCTTTGCCAGCTCCCTTCGATACCTGGACCTGAGCAAGAACCCTGGGCTGCTTGCTACAGATGAGGCCAAC GCCCTCTATAGCTTCCTGGCCCAGCCCAATGCCTTGGTACACCTGGATCTGTCGGGGACTGACTGTGCTGTTGACCTG cttctGGGCGCCCTGCTTCATGGTTGCTGCTCCCACCTCACCTACCTCAACCTGGCTCGAAACAGCTGCTCCcacag GAAGGGCCGGGAGGCCCCACCAGCCTTCAAGCAATTCTTCAGCAGCGCCTACACCCTGAGCCATGTCAACCTGTCAGCCACAAGGCTGCCCCTGGAGGCCCTCAG GGTACTTCTTCAGGGACTCTCCCTCAACAGTCACCTCAGCGATCTGCACCTGGACCTTAGCAGCTGTGAG CTCCGCTCAGCGGGAGCCCAGGCCTTGCAGGAGCAGCTGGGGGCTGTCACCTGTATAGGCAGCCTAGATCTGTCTGACAATG GGTTTGACTCAGACCTCCTAACACTGGTACCTGCACTTGGCAAGAATAAATCCCTCAAGCACCTGTTCCTAGGAAAGAACTTCAATGTCAAGGCCAA GACTCTGGAAGAAATCCTTCATAAGCTGGTGCAGTTGATCCAGGAAGAGGATTGT TCCCTGCAGTCATTATCCGTGGCAGACTCCAGGTTGAAGCTCCGCACCAGCATCCTCATTAATGCCCTGGGCAGCAACACCTGCCTGGCCAAGGTGGACCTGAGCGGTAACGGCATGGAAGACATCGGGGCCAAGATGCTGTCGAAGGCACTGCAGATAAACTCTTCCCTCAG GACTATCCTATGGGACCGGAACAATACGTCTGCTCTGGGCTTCCTGGACATTGCAAGGGCCCTGGAGAG CAACCATACACTGCGCTTCATGTCCTTCCCTGTGAGTGACATCTCTCAAGCCTACCGCAGCGCCCCTGAGCGCACAGAGGATGTGTGGCAGAAG ATCCAGTGGTGCCTGGTGAGAAACAACCACTCCCAGACATGCCCCCAGGAGCAAGCCTTCAGGCTGCAGCAGGGCCTGGTGACCAGCAGCGCCGAGCAA ATGCTGCAGAGGTTGTGTGGACGTGTACAAGAGGAGGTGCGGGCCCTGAGACTGTGTCCCCTGGAGCCAGTGCAAGATGAGCTGCTATATGCCCGGGACCTCATCAAGGATGCTAAGAACTCCCGGGCG CTGTTTCCCAGCCTCTATGAGCTGGGCCACGTGCTGGCCAATGACGGGCCTGTGCGGCAGAGACTTGAGTCGGTAGCCAGTGAGGTATCCAAAGCTGTGGACAAGGAGCTTCAG GTGATTCTGGAGTCCATGGTCAGCCTAGCACAGGAGTTGTGCCCTGTGGCCATGCGCGTGGCAGAGGGACACAACAAGATGCTGAGCAACGTGGCAGAGCGGGTCACCGTGCCCCGGAACTTCATCCGCGGGGCGCTCCTGGAGCAGGCCGGGCAGGACATCCAGAACAAGCTGGA TGAGGTGAAGCTCTCTGTTGTCACCTACTTGACCAACTCCATAGTGGACGAGATCCTGCAGGAGCTGTATCACTCCCACAAGAGCCTG GCCCGGCACCTGACCCAGCTAAGGACACTGTCAGATCCACCAGGAGGGACGAGCCAAGGGCAAGATCCGTCTTctcggggcagaggcaggaaccatgaCCATGAAGAAACAGATGATGAACTTGGGACCAACATC GACACCATGGCCATCAAAAAGCAGAAACGCTGCCGGAAGATCCGGCCAGTGTCTGCCTTCATCA GTGGGAGCCCTCAGGACATGGAAAGCCAGCTGGGGAGCCTGGGTATTCCTCCTGGCTGGTACTCGGGACTTGGAGGCAGCCAGTCCACGGCAAGTGGCTCCTGGGAAGGCCTCTCCGAGCTACCTACTCACGGCTATAAACTAAGACATCAAACACAAGGGAGACCTCGGCCTCCCAGGACCACCCCACCAGGACCTAGTCGGCCCAGT CAGGTACCAGTACCCGGGCCTCGACAGGAGAATGGGACAGCGACCCGTCTGGACGAGGGGCTAGAGGATTTCTTCAGCAGAAGGGTCATGGATGAAAACTCCAG CTACCCCCGGACTCTGAGGACCGTGCGGCCTGGCCTCTCGGGGCCACCACTGCCTCCACTCCAGAAGAAGAGGCGAAGAGGCCTGTTCCACTTCCGCCGGCCCCGAAGCTTCAAGGGGGACAGGGGACCAGGGTCCCCCACGGCTGgactcctcctccctccacccccgcctccacccccaactCAGGAGAGCCCTCCCAGTCCAGACCCCCCAAGCCTTGGCAATAACTCATCTCCTTGTTGGAGCCCGGAGGAGGAGAGCAGCCTTCTTCCTGGATTTGGAGGGGCCCGGGGATCTGCCTTGTCCAGGAAGATG GGCACAGAGAGGTTGGAGCCAGGGGAGGGAGCCCCGGCTCCTGAGACAACACAGCAGCCAAGGGTCCACGGTGTTGCCCTTCCTGGCTTGGGAAGAACCAAAGGTTGGAGCTTTGATGGAAAACGAGAG GGCGCAGGCCCAGACCAGGAGGACAGCACCCAGGCTTGGCAGAAACGGCGCTCTTCGGACGACGCTG GGCCTGGAGCCTGgaagccacccccacccccgcaaagCTCCAAGCCGACCTTCAGCGCCATGCGCCGGGCAGAGGCCACGTGGCACATAG CTGAGGAGAGTGCCCCCAACCACAGCTGCCAAAGCCCTAGCCCAGCTTCccaagatggagaggaagaaaaggagggaaccTTATTCCCAGAGAGGGCGGTCCCAGCTAGGAATGCCAAG CTACAGGACCCCCCCATAGGTCCACGTCCCCCTAAGCCAGTGGCTGTGCCCAGAGGTCGCAGGGCCCCCCAGgtgccaggaggcagagaagagccTGAGACTGGCAGTGCTGCCCCAGGAGTCAACAAGCCCCGGCTGAGACTGGGCTCACAACAAGACCAAGAGGAGCCGGAAGTACCAG GACCCTCTGACCTGGGCCGTCGAACAGCCCCCCTGAAACCCAAGAGAACAAGGCGGGCACAGTCCTGTGACAAACTGGAACCTGACCGAAGACGGCCACCTGACCCTACAGGTGCCTGTG CAGGAACCAGTGAACCAGGAACAGACTGA